A region of the Motilibacter aurantiacus genome:
GCCCCTGTGACGGAGGGCGACTCCGGCAGTACGCCGGCGACGGCGTACGTGAAGCTCACGCAGGCCGCGACCGTCCCGATCACCGTGCGCTGGGCGACCAGCGACGACATCGAAGCCGGCCAGGCGACAGCGGGCCAGGACTACCAGGCAGCGTCGGGCTCGGTCGTCTTCGCCCCTGGCGAGACCACCAAGCCGATCTCGCTGTCGGTGCGTGGAGACCTCAAGACCGAGCCGTCCGAGCGCTTCCGGGTGCTGCTCACGGGTGTCAGCGGAGGAGGCGCCGAGCCCTGGGGGTCGTTGAGCTACGTGAGCATCAAGGACGATGACGTCACGCCGAAGCTCACCATCACCGCTCCTGACGTCGTGGAGGGCGACCCCGGTGAGGGGAAGGTGATGCCGTTCTCGTTCACCCTGAACCAGCCGAGCAAGGTGCCCGTCTCGGTGACGTACTACACCTGGGGTGGAAGCACCGCGGTCGAGGGCGGGGACTACCTCCCGGTTGCCGGCACGCTGACCTTCGTGCCAGGACAGACGACCAAGCGCGTGGACGTCCCCATCGTCGGTGACAACACACACGAGCTCCCCGAGACCGTCGACCTGGTGGTGACCACGATCAGCGGCGCTGTCTGGCAACACCCCGGGCGGCCGTCGGGGCTCATCCTGGACGACGACATCATCTTCGGATAGCAGTCCTCGCCGAGCGGCAGGCGCCAGCTCCATGGCGCCCGCCCGCTCGGGAGAGCGCGCTCTGAGCGCTCAGCCAGCAGGTGGGCTTTCCTCGAGCACGCAAGTGTCCTGCCTGCCACGGCCATCGCCGCAGACCCGTACCGCACGTTGCGCCAAGCCGCCGCGTCGTCCGGGTCACCCGCCGGACTGACGACGTCGCCCCAGACTGCACGAGAGATACGGAGCGGCGGCATCTATGAGACAGGCGCACGCGCGGCCGGCGGCACGAGCGCGTACGCCCCGGGGTAACGACCAAGCGCCGTCGGCGTGGCGGTCGGGACGAGCGGCAGTGATCGCGTCGCGTGGCCGGCCCCCCGGACGCACGACGCCCGGACATCCGCAGGGGTGTCCGGGCGTCGTGGGCAGCTGCGAGTAGCGCCACTCTCGCTCGTGGTGACGCCCTAGGGCCGCACCAGCCCGTCCCCGACCCGTCGCCTGCCGGTCAGCTGCCGGCCACCGCGGCGTCGGCCCCCGCCGCTTGGCTGCCGCGTCGTGACGAACACTTCCCTCTCCCGTCGGAGCCTTCTCCTGGGCGGTGCGGCCGCCGGCGCCGGCGTCGCCGCGAGCGGCCTGCTGGTCCCCGGCAGCGCGCGTGCCGTGCCCCGGCCGCGGCCCGGGCGCGTCGCGTACCCGTTCCTCCTCGGCGTCGCGTCCGGCGACCCGTACCCGGACGGCGTGGTGCTCTGGACCCGGCTCGCGGTCGACCCGCTGGCCCTGGACGGCCTCGGGGGGCTGACGGCCGCGAAGTACGACGTCGAGTTCCAGGTGGCCGAGGACGAGCGCTTCACCCGCGTCGTGCGCTTCGGCACCAAGCACGCGCGGCGCGACGCGGGCTACGCCATCCACGTCGAGCTGACGGGGCTGCCCTCGGCCCACGAGTACTTCTACCGCTTCCGCATCGACGAGCACATCTCGCCCGTCGGCCGGACGCGCACCGCGCCGGCCGCAGGCTCGACCGTCACAGCGCTGACGATGGCCTTCGCCTCGTGCTCGAACTACTCCGACGGCTACTTCACCGCCTACCGCCACCTCGCCGACGAGGACGCGGACATCGTCCTGCACCTCGGGGACTACATCTACGAGGGCGCGGGCGCCGGCTTCCGGCCGCACAGCGGCGGGCGGGAGATCTTCACGCTGGCCGACTACCGCGCGCGCTACGCGCAGTACAAGAGCGACCCTGACCTGCAGGCAGCGCACGCGGCCGCCCCCTGGGTCGCCGTGCCCGACGACCACGAGGTCGAGAACAACTACGCCGACGAGATCCCCGACGTCGACCCGCCGGGGCCGGCCTTCGTGCAGCGGCGCGCCGCGGCCTACCAGGCGTACTACGAGAACATGCCGTTCCGCCGCTCGTCCACGCCCGACGGGTCGGACATGCAGCTGTTCCGCCGGCTCGGGTGGGGCGACCTCGCGACCTTCCACATGCTCGACACCCGCCAGTTCCGCAGCGACCAGGCGTGCGGCGACGGCAACCGCGCCGGCTGCACGGCCGCCTTCGACCCCGACCGCTCGATCACGGGGGAAAAGCAGGAGCGGTGGCTGCTCGACGGCCTGCACCGCACCACGACCACGTGGGACCTGCTCGGCCAGCAGGTCTTCTTCTCGCTGCGCGACCAGACGGCGGGCGCGGTGGAGTCCTTCAGCATGGACTCCTGGGACGGGTACGTCGCGTCCCGCGAGCGCATCATGCGCGGCTTCGGCGCAGCCGGGGCGGCGAACCCGGTGGTGCTGACCGGCGACGTGCACGCCAACTACGCCAGCGACATCAAGGCCGACTGGGAGGACCCGTCGTCGCGCACGCTCGGCGTCGAGCTGGTGACGACCTCCATCACGTCCGGGGGGAACGGCTCGGACCTCAGCGCGGGCAACCGGACCGCACTGGCCGAGAACCCGCACATCCGCTTCGCCAACGCCCAGCGCGGCTACGTCCGCACCCGGATCGAGCACGGCCAGCTGCGGGCGGACTACCGCGTGGTCCAGGCGGTCCGCACGCAGGGCTCGCCGATCACCACCCGGGCGTCCTTCGTGGTGGAGGCGGGCAACCCGGGCCTGCAGCCGGTCCCCGCTCGCTGACGGCCCGCCCGGCACGCCCCGCCGGAGCCCGGGAGCCCGGCGCCCGCACCGGGCTCCCGGGCTCCCGGGCCCCCGCGGGCAGCCGCCGGCCGTGCGGGGCCTCACCCCTCGGCCGCGGGCCGAATGAGGACCACGTTGCACCGGTGAAACACGACGGGAACGGCTGCGCAAACGCCTGCGCACACCCTCCTGTGCATGTCCAGTTCGACGGTCCCCCCGCAGGGCCCCGCCCACCTCGTCGTCGTCGGCAACGGCATGGTCGGCCAGCGGCTCGTCGAGTCGCTGCGCGCCCGTGACGAGGCCGGCCGCTGGCGCGTGACCGTGCTCTGCGAGGAGCCACGGCCCGCGTACGACCGGGTCGCCCTCTCCTCGTGGTTCACCGGGGCGAGCGAGGCCGAGCTCTGCCTGGTCCCCCAGGGCTTCTACGACGGCGACCCCCTGCTCGACCTGCGCGTCGGCGAGGCGGCGACCGCCGTCGACCGCGCCGCCCGCACGGTCACGACCACGCGCGGCGACACGCTCGGCTACGACGCGCTGGTGCTCGCCACCGGGTCGTACGCCTTCGTGCCCCCCGTCGAGGGCCGGGACCTGCCGGGGGCGTTCGTCTACCGCACGATCGCCGACCTCGAGGCCATGAAGGCGCACGCCGCGGGCCGCCGGGTCGGCGCCGTGGTCGGCGGTGGGCTGCTCGGGCTGGAGGCCGCCAACGCGCTGCTCGGGCTGGGGCTCGAGACCCATGTCGTGGAGTTCGCGCCGCGCCTCATGGCCGTCCAGGTCGACGAGGGCGGCGGCGCCGTCCTGCGCCGGCACATCGAGCAGCTCGGCATCACGGTCCACACCGGCACCGCGACCGCGGCCCTGGGTGCCGGGCCGGACGGGACCATCGCCCGCATGGAGTTCGCCGGCGGCGGAGGCATCGACACCGACCTGGTCGTCTTCGCCGCCGGGGTGCGCGCCCGCGACGAGCTCGCCCGCGGGTGCGGCCTCCCGGTGGGACCGCGCGGCGGGGTGGTGGTCGACGCGGGCTGCCGGACCGAGGACCCGGCGGTGTTCGCGATCGGGGAGTGCGCCTGCGTGGACGGCGGTGTCTACGGCCTGGTCGCCCCCGGGTACGCCATGGCCGAGGCCGTCGCCGACCGGCTGCTCGGCGGTGACGCCCGGTTCCCCGGGGCGGACCTGTCCACGAAGCTCAAGCTGCTCGGCGTGGACGTCGCCAGCTTCGGTGACGCGCACGGCGTGACCGAGGGCGCGCTCGAGGTCGTGCACGCCGACCAGGTCGCAGGGACGTACAAGAAGCTCGTGCTCAGCGACGACGCGCAGACCCTGCTCGGAGGCGTCCTCGTCGGCGACGCCACGGCGTACCCGTCCCTGCGCGGGCTGGTGGGCGGGCCGCTGCCCGCGACGCCCGAGGAGCTGCTCACCGGCGGCGCCGAGCTCGCCGGCCCGACAGGCAGCGCCATCGTCTGCTCCTGCGCCGGCGTCACGGCGGGTGCCGTGCAGGAGGCGATCTGCGAAGGCGGATGCGCCGATGTGCCTTCGCTGAAGTCCTGTACGCGCGCCGGTACCGGGTGCGGGAGCTGCGTGCCGCTGCTGAAGAAGATGCTCGCGGACGCGGGCGTCCAGCAGAGCCGCGGGCTGTGCGAGCACTTCGCGGAGCTGTCGCGGGCCGACCTGTTCGACATCGTGCGTGTGCGGCAGATCCGCACCTTCTCCCAGCTCGTCCGCGAGCACGGGACCGGCCGCGGCTGCGACGTCTGCAAGCCCGTTGTCGCCTCGATCCTCGCCTCGCTCGGCAACGGGCACATCCTGGCCGGCGAGCAGGCCGCGCTGCAGGACACCAACGACCACTTCCTCGCCAACATCCAGAAGGACGGCACGTACTCGGTCGTCCCGCGGATCCCCGGTGGGGAGGTCACCCCGGACAAGCTGATCGTCATCGGCGAGGTCGCCCGCGACTTCGGGCTCTACACGAAGATCACGGGAGGCCAGCGGATCGACCTCTTCGGCGCCCGCGTCGAGCAGCTGCCGGCGATCTGGCGCAGGCTCGTGGACGCCGGCTTCGAGTCCGGGCACGCCTACGGCAAGTCGCTGCGCACGGTGAAGTCGTGCGTCGGCTCGACGTGGTGCCGGTACGGCGTGCAGGACTCGGTGCGCCTTGCGATCGACCTGGAGCTGCGCTACCGCGGGCTGCGCGCTCCGCACAAGATCAAGGCCGGGGTCTCCGGCTGCGCCCGCGAGTGCGCGGAGGCGCGGAGCAAGGACGTGGGGATCATCGCGACGGAGAAGGGCTGGAACCTCTACGTCGCCGGCAACGGCGGCTTCACACCGCGCCACGCCGAGCTGCTCCTCGCGGACCTGACCACCGACGAGCTGATCAGGTACGTCGACCGCTTCCTGATGTACTACGTGCGCACCGCCGACCGGCTGCAGCGCACGGCAGCGTGGGTGGAGTCGCTCGACGGCGGAATCGACCACCTGCGGTCGGTCGTCGTCGAGGACTCGCTGGGCATCTGCGACGAGCTCGACGCCGCCATGGCCGCGCACGTCGAGGGCTACGCCGACGAGTGGCGGGCCGCACTGGACGACCCGGAGACGCTGCGCCGGTTCGCCTCGTTCGTCAACGCGCCCGGGGAGCCGGACCGCGACATCGTCTTCGTCGTCGAGCGCGACCAGCCCCGGCCCGCGCGGCCGGAGGAGCGGGTCCTCATCGGCGGCCCCCGACTGGAGGTACGGCAGTGACCGCACAGCTCGAGGCCCACGACACCGCCGCACCGGCTGCCCAGTGGCACGCCGTGTGCCCGTACGCCCAGCTGCTGCGCGAGCGGGGAGTGGCCGCCCTGGTCCCCGGCGCCGGGCAGGTGGCCGTCTTCCGGCTCGCGGACGGGAGCGTGCACGCGGTGGGGAACCGCGACCCGTTCAGCGGCGCCAACGTCATCTCGCGCGGCATCGTCGGCAGCCGCGGCGCGGTCCCCACGGTGGCCTCCCCGATGTACAAGCAGGTCTTCGACCTGACCACCGGGCGCTGCCTCGACGATGCGGGCGCGGCGCTGCCGACGTACCCCAGCCGGGTGCACGCCGGGGTGGTCTTCGTCGCGGTGCCCGCGGGCTGACGACGATGACCGCTGCCCTGCTCGACACCTGCGCCGGCGTTCCCGTCCCCGCCGGCGCGCCGGTCGTGCTCGCCGCCCACGGCACGGAGAACGCCGACGGCCTGCGCACGGTGCACGCGATCGCGGCCCGCGTGGCGGCCCGGCTGCCGCAGCGCGAGGTGCGGGTCGCGTTCCTCGACGTGGTCGGCCCCTCCGTCGCCGACACGCTCGACGAGCTGGCCGCGCCGGCGGTCGTCGTCCCGCTGCTGCTCGCCCCGGGGTACCACGTCGACGTCGACCTGCCCGCGGTCGCGGCGGCAGCCCCGGCCCCGACGCTGTGCACCCCGCCCGTCGGGCCGGACCGCCGGCTCGTCGTCGCGGCGTGCCGGCGCCTGCAGGAAGCCGGCTGGCGGCCCGGGGACGCGGTCGTGCTCGGGGCGGCCGGCTCATCCTCGCCCCGCTCCGCGGCCGCGACGGCTCGCGCGGTGGCCTGGACGGCAGAGCTCACCGGCGGCCCGGTCGTCCCGGCGTACGCGTCCGCGCAGCGCCCGACGCCCGCGGAGGCGGTCGCCCGGCTGCGCTCGGAGGGCGCGCGCCGGGTGGCGGTCGTGACGTACCTGCTCGCCGCCGGGTTCTTCGCCGGCCGGATGCGGGAGGCGGGCGCCGACCTGGTGAGCGCCCCGATCGGGGACGCTCCCGAGGTGGCCGAGACGGTGCTCGACCGACTGGCGGCGTGACGCCCGCCCGTCGCGGGTACCCCTGGACCGGCGGGCGAGACACGTCCGCGCTCCGGGTCGGCGAACGGGGGGTTCCGGGTGGCGCAGGTCCTCGCCGCCCCGATCGTGGCGCTCGACCCGGTCGGGGCACCGACGGCGTACGTCCCCCGCGCCGGTAGCGCGCCCGCGGTGCTCGCCGCGGAGCCGAACGCGTTCCTGCCCCATCGGGCACGGGCCTTCGCCTGCCGGGCCTGCCGGGCCTGGGGACTGCCGGAGCCCGCCGACGCCGCCGGGCTGGTCGCGGACGAGCTCGTGGCCAACGCCGTCGTCCACGCCCGCACCTTCGTCGAGCTGCACGTGAGCCGGCGCGGCGAGTGGCTGGTCGTCGCCGTGCACGATCGGGACCCGGCCTTCCGCCCCTCCTGGTGGGACTGCTCGGCCGAGGACGGCCACCGGGAGCCCCGTGGCGCCCGCTACGGGCTCTGCATCGTGCGCGGCACCGCCGCCCACGTCGGGGCCTACCCCCACCGCGACGGCGGGAAGGTGGTGTGGGCCGCGCTGCCCGGCGGCGACCAGCGGGCGCCGGCCATCGACCTGACGGCCCCCTCCCTCGGCGACGGCGCCGTCGTCGGCACGGCCGTCCGGCGCACGCTCTCCGTCGCCGGCCTCGGCCGCACGGCGCGCGGCTGGCGGCTCGAGCTGCAGCTCGGCTGGCGGGCGCAGGACCCCGACCGCGCCGACCTCACGCTGCGCCCCACACCGGCCCATCCCACGCTCGGGCAGCGGCACTG
Encoded here:
- a CDS encoding alkaline phosphatase D family protein, yielding MTNTSLSRRSLLLGGAAAGAGVAASGLLVPGSARAVPRPRPGRVAYPFLLGVASGDPYPDGVVLWTRLAVDPLALDGLGGLTAAKYDVEFQVAEDERFTRVVRFGTKHARRDAGYAIHVELTGLPSAHEYFYRFRIDEHISPVGRTRTAPAAGSTVTALTMAFASCSNYSDGYFTAYRHLADEDADIVLHLGDYIYEGAGAGFRPHSGGREIFTLADYRARYAQYKSDPDLQAAHAAAPWVAVPDDHEVENNYADEIPDVDPPGPAFVQRRAAAYQAYYENMPFRRSSTPDGSDMQLFRRLGWGDLATFHMLDTRQFRSDQACGDGNRAGCTAAFDPDRSITGEKQERWLLDGLHRTTTTWDLLGQQVFFSLRDQTAGAVESFSMDSWDGYVASRERIMRGFGAAGAANPVVLTGDVHANYASDIKADWEDPSSRTLGVELVTTSITSGGNGSDLSAGNRTALAENPHIRFANAQRGYVRTRIEHGQLRADYRVVQAVRTQGSPITTRASFVVEAGNPGLQPVPAR
- the nirB gene encoding nitrite reductase large subunit NirB, with translation MSSSTVPPQGPAHLVVVGNGMVGQRLVESLRARDEAGRWRVTVLCEEPRPAYDRVALSSWFTGASEAELCLVPQGFYDGDPLLDLRVGEAATAVDRAARTVTTTRGDTLGYDALVLATGSYAFVPPVEGRDLPGAFVYRTIADLEAMKAHAAGRRVGAVVGGGLLGLEAANALLGLGLETHVVEFAPRLMAVQVDEGGGAVLRRHIEQLGITVHTGTATAALGAGPDGTIARMEFAGGGGIDTDLVVFAAGVRARDELARGCGLPVGPRGGVVVDAGCRTEDPAVFAIGECACVDGGVYGLVAPGYAMAEAVADRLLGGDARFPGADLSTKLKLLGVDVASFGDAHGVTEGALEVVHADQVAGTYKKLVLSDDAQTLLGGVLVGDATAYPSLRGLVGGPLPATPEELLTGGAELAGPTGSAIVCSCAGVTAGAVQEAICEGGCADVPSLKSCTRAGTGCGSCVPLLKKMLADAGVQQSRGLCEHFAELSRADLFDIVRVRQIRTFSQLVREHGTGRGCDVCKPVVASILASLGNGHILAGEQAALQDTNDHFLANIQKDGTYSVVPRIPGGEVTPDKLIVIGEVARDFGLYTKITGGQRIDLFGARVEQLPAIWRRLVDAGFESGHAYGKSLRTVKSCVGSTWCRYGVQDSVRLAIDLELRYRGLRAPHKIKAGVSGCARECAEARSKDVGIIATEKGWNLYVAGNGGFTPRHAELLLADLTTDELIRYVDRFLMYYVRTADRLQRTAAWVESLDGGIDHLRSVVVEDSLGICDELDAAMAAHVEGYADEWRAALDDPETLRRFASFVNAPGEPDRDIVFVVERDQPRPARPEERVLIGGPRLEVRQ
- the nirD gene encoding nitrite reductase small subunit NirD, which produces MTAQLEAHDTAAPAAQWHAVCPYAQLLRERGVAALVPGAGQVAVFRLADGSVHAVGNRDPFSGANVISRGIVGSRGAVPTVASPMYKQVFDLTTGRCLDDAGAALPTYPSRVHAGVVFVAVPAG
- a CDS encoding sirohydrochlorin chelatase — translated: MTAALLDTCAGVPVPAGAPVVLAAHGTENADGLRTVHAIAARVAARLPQREVRVAFLDVVGPSVADTLDELAAPAVVVPLLLAPGYHVDVDLPAVAAAAPAPTLCTPPVGPDRRLVVAACRRLQEAGWRPGDAVVLGAAGSSSPRSAAATARAVAWTAELTGGPVVPAYASAQRPTPAEAVARLRSEGARRVAVVTYLLAAGFFAGRMREAGADLVSAPIGDAPEVAETVLDRLAA
- a CDS encoding ATP-binding protein, translating into MAQVLAAPIVALDPVGAPTAYVPRAGSAPAVLAAEPNAFLPHRARAFACRACRAWGLPEPADAAGLVADELVANAVVHARTFVELHVSRRGEWLVVAVHDRDPAFRPSWWDCSAEDGHREPRGARYGLCIVRGTAAHVGAYPHRDGGKVVWAALPGGDQRAPAIDLTAPSLGDGAVVGTAVRRTLSVAGLGRTARGWRLELQLGWRAQDPDRADLTLRPTPAHPTLGQRHWQAPLELLAAGLTRPAAHDGLRVRPEPGGGVLLELGSGPGDSVRAAADRLREFVDAVDAVRSGAALHAPARR